The following are encoded in a window of Bradyrhizobium sp. WBOS07 genomic DNA:
- a CDS encoding AbiEi antitoxin N-terminal domain-containing protein, whose product MQRLTEQILAHAEGLPEGTPVAAKSLLHLGNRAAVDQALSRLTERGQLIRAGRGVYLRPITSRFGTRAPSVQQAVEALANQRGEVIVPSGAAAANTLGLTTQVPVRSVYLTSGRSRTMNLGKQVVELRHAPRWQLALAHKPAGEAVRALAWLGPEKAEAALKTLKRKLSPSTFSELVAAAPQLPTWLARSVGKAAHG is encoded by the coding sequence ATGCAACGGTTAACCGAACAGATTCTCGCGCATGCCGAAGGGTTGCCGGAAGGTACGCCCGTGGCGGCTAAGAGCTTGCTTCACCTCGGTAATCGCGCCGCGGTGGATCAGGCTTTGTCGCGTCTGACTGAGCGGGGCCAACTGATCCGGGCCGGTCGCGGCGTCTATCTCCGTCCCATCACGAGCCGGTTCGGAACGAGGGCCCCCTCCGTCCAGCAAGCGGTCGAGGCGCTCGCCAACCAGCGCGGCGAAGTCATCGTCCCGAGCGGGGCGGCGGCGGCCAACACTCTCGGCCTGACGACCCAGGTGCCGGTTCGGTCGGTCTATCTAACCTCCGGCCGCAGCCGAACGATGAATCTCGGCAAACAGGTTGTCGAACTTCGTCATGCTCCGCGCTGGCAACTCGCCCTGGCTCATAAGCCGGCTGGCGAGGCGGTGCGGGCGTTGGCCTGGCTTGGGCCGGAGAAAGCGGAAGCCGCCTTGAAAACGTTGAAGCGGAAGCTCTCGCCGTCCACTTTCAGCGAACTGGTCGCGGCAGCGCCGCAGCTTCCGACCTGGCTCGCGCGCAGCGTAGGAAAGGCGGCGCATGGCTGA
- a CDS encoding nucleotidyl transferase AbiEii/AbiGii toxin family protein has protein sequence MADAFLHLPVADRREALSVAADQSGRPAHLLEKDVWVVWALATLYGSALGEHLVFKGGTSLSKAYGVIRRFSEDVDLTYDIRAIAPDLVDGNGEALPKTRSEEKRWSSEVRKRLPDWVAGTAQPVVADALAAATLAAAVRVEGEKLFVDYEATTAGSGYVAPSVMLEFGARSTGEPASLRDIKCDASGLVEGVTFPTARPRVMHAERTFWEKATAVHVFCLQQRLRGDRFARHWHDIARLDDAGLADAAFADRELANAVARHKGMFFVERAADRSPIDYAAAVNGGLQLVPGGDAAKALEEDYGRMVEDGLLLEDAETFEVLMARSADVARRANEAAK, from the coding sequence ATGGCTGACGCCTTTCTCCACCTTCCGGTCGCTGACCGCCGCGAGGCGCTAAGCGTCGCGGCCGATCAGTCGGGACGACCGGCGCACCTTCTCGAGAAGGATGTGTGGGTGGTTTGGGCGCTCGCCACGCTCTACGGGTCGGCGCTCGGCGAGCATCTGGTGTTCAAGGGCGGCACGTCACTGTCGAAGGCCTATGGGGTCATCCGGCGGTTTTCCGAGGACGTCGACCTGACCTACGACATCCGGGCGATCGCGCCCGACCTGGTGGACGGCAACGGCGAGGCGTTGCCGAAAACACGTAGCGAGGAGAAGCGCTGGTCGAGCGAGGTGCGCAAGCGCTTGCCGGATTGGGTGGCGGGCACCGCGCAGCCGGTCGTCGCGGACGCGTTGGCTGCCGCGACGTTGGCGGCTGCCGTCCGCGTGGAAGGCGAGAAGCTGTTTGTCGACTACGAGGCGACCACCGCTGGCTCGGGCTACGTCGCACCGAGTGTGATGCTGGAGTTCGGGGCGCGATCAACGGGCGAGCCGGCGAGCCTCCGCGACATCAAATGCGATGCATCCGGCCTGGTTGAAGGCGTAACGTTCCCAACAGCGCGGCCGCGCGTGATGCACGCCGAGCGGACCTTCTGGGAGAAGGCGACGGCTGTCCACGTCTTCTGCCTCCAGCAGCGGCTGCGCGGTGATCGCTTCGCACGCCACTGGCATGACATAGCGCGTCTGGATGACGCCGGCCTGGCGGATGCGGCTTTCGCCGATAGGGAGCTGGCGAACGCGGTCGCGCGCCACAAGGGCATGTTCTTCGTTGAGAGGGCGGCCGATCGAAGTCCGATCGATTATGCGGCTGCCGTGAATGGCGGTTTGCAGCTCGTGCCTGGCGGTGATGCCGCGAAGGCGCTGGAAGAAGATTATGGTCGCATGGTCGAGGACGGTCTGCTGTTGGAAGATGCTGAAACCTTCGAGGTCCTCATGGCGCGGAGTGCAGATGTCGCGCGCCGGGCAAACGAGGCGGCGAAATAG